The genome window AACTGATAGGAATGTCAGATTTGCAAGCTCCGCAGGGATATCACCAGACAGCTGGTTCCAAGACAGGTCTAGTGATCCAAGCATTTTTAGCTTCCcaattgattttggaattggtCCCTCAAGGGCATTGTGTGACAGGTTCAGGACATAAAGTGAGCTAAGATCACCGACTGTATCTGGAATCACTccatgaaatttatttgaagagAAATCAATAGATGTGAAGACCCTGAGAATCTTCACAAGCTCCATCTCCATCCCTTTGATGGTTATTGTAACTGTGTCCTGATAGTATAAGTTACTTAGTTGGAGGAACCTAAACTGGATGTGGCGTCCTGACTCCATGTAATCATCTTCAACCATCATTCCTCTCCAATTTGAAAAGCATTCTGCATTCAACATACCAGTGAAGTTGTTGGAAGCTATATCTATGATCTGGAGATTTTGCCAGCTATTTCTAGTTGGATCACACTCAAGACTTCCTGTGAATAGATTGGAGCGCAAGACTAGGACTCTCAGACTGTACGAGCTACTCAACATGCACGGGAAACTATCAACAAGTCTGTTATTTCCAACATTCAGGACCTCCAACAACTCGCAGCTGGCCAGCGACTTCGGCAGCTTCCCTTCTAAGCTATTCCTACTGAGGTCTAAAGTTTTTAGAGCACAACGAATTGGAAATGAATATGGTATAACACCATTGAGTCTATTATTCCCTAGATTCAGCACTCCAAGAGTTGTACTATTTTCCAGTATACATCGTGGTATTGTTCCACTCAAGGCATTGCAAGACAAATCAAGAACTTGAAGGTAGCTAGCCTTGCATATGGATTCAGGAATTCTTCCAGCGAGTTCATTATTTGCTACTGAGAAAAAGGAAGCAAGAGCAAGATAATCACCAATATCCAGTGGGATGGAATTGCTGAAATTATTGCTCGAGTAGTCCACAAAGATGGCAGAAGAAGGTGGAATTGGTAGGTCACCTTTTATACGGTTGGAATGCAAGTCAAAGGCTACAAGATTGCTGGAAACATTGTATGGCTGTTCCACGTACTCCAGCTGATTAAAGGAAAGATTCAGGTGAGCGAGAGCTCCATCACCAATTCCCCAAATCCAATTTGGTATTGCTCCCCGTATTTGGTTGTCAGAAAGATCTAAGTGGATCATCCTTGACTGATTTTGAAGATAAGGAAACTTTTGCAGCCGACAAGAAGCTAGATTCAATATGCTCAACTGGGGAAAAGTGAACGAGGTCAAATTGCTGCTACTAGTATCAATGGTCAAGTTATTGTAAGAAAGCTCTAGTCTTGTAAGGTTACTGAGCCTCCCAATCAGGTCAAGTGACATTCTCCCACTAAACAAGTTGGAAGAAAGTGAGAGGACCTTAAGCCTCTCAACTCCAAATATGGACTTGGGAATCGATCCATTCAGATGGTTGTTACTCAAATCAATAGTATCCAGCAGAGAGGAGGATGCATTGCGGAATTCTTTGACTTGGCCAACAAATTGATTGCCGTTAAGAAAAAGCTGCTGCAAGGAGGGGAGCTCAAAGATATATGCAGGAAGGATCCCGTTGAGCAAGTTGTTCCCTAGATTTATGTAGACAAGCTCTGAGAGTCCTTCAAAATGAGCTGAAGACAAGAGACCAGTTAGATCATTACGAGAAAGGTCTAAGTAGGTGAGTTTCTTGGACCGTTGGAAATATGGGATAGAACCAGTGAAATTGTTCGAGGAGACATCTAAATAAACAAGATTGCTAAGGTTTGCTATTGTGGAAGGTATTGATCCACTGAAACTGCAATTGAAGAGCTCTACCCTGGACAAGTTATGAAGGTTTGAAATGGACTCTGGTAATGAACCAGAAAAGTTTGTGTAGCTTAGTGATATCGTCCTCAAAGATCTGTTTCGAGAAAATTTTGGAAAACTGCCACTAAGCCACTTATTATTTGACAAGGCCAAAGTCTCTAGAGCTTGTATCTGAAAGATCTTTTCAGGAAATACTCCCTGAAGATTACAAGAACCGAGGGTCAATGTAGTCAAGTTTGTGAAATTGGCAAAATATTCAGGAACTGTGGTAGAGAGATTATTCTGGTCAAGATGGATGATAGAAAGAAATCGAAGCTTGGAAAGTGATTCATCAATGGGGCCTGAAATTCGACAAGTACGCAAGCTCAAGACTGTCAAGTTAGGCAAATATGAAGATAAAGATTGACACCACTCACTCTTCTGAGCTGAAAGATCAGCACCATCAAGGTAAAGCTCTCTAAGCTCTGTTGTATTCTCAATGAACTGTTTCAAATTGGGATTCTCTAGTTTTAGAGGTTGAATTCCAGGGAAAAGAGTTGAGAGATCAAGAGTAACTAGCCTTGTTAATCTTGATAACATCATAGGAATTTGCCCAACAAAACCGGCATTCGATAAATTCAGGTACTTCAAGTTCGTTAAGTTGTCTATACCAACTGGTATTCCAACATTGAACCTGTTGTAAGCCAAATTTAGCTTCTCAAGATACTGAAGACTGAAAAGAGCACTTGAATTCTCAATTCCACCAGAAATTGCCTCATTATCCAATTCCAAGTTAATCACATGACCAGAGCTATCACATGTCACCCCATCCCATTTGCAACAGTCACTTGTGTTCTTGTTCCAACTTGCCAATTTGTTTGACAAACTAGAGTCGTATTGTAGGCTGCCCTTCAACTGCAGCAACAATGATTTTTGATCATCAAGACATTGGGAGGAAACCAAGAAAATCTCATTACCTGATAAGATTTGCCAAAAGGGTATCAAGAAAAACCATAGAAAGTGTATAATTCTCATTGCATATAACTTGCATAGACTCCCATAAGACTGAAAAATGAAGTCTTGATAGAATTATAACCCATCAAACTTGTTCTTTTACACTTTGTAAGTTCAACCTTCTTCACGTTCTGACTAAAGTAAAGGAGAAGATAGAAAGACAGTAGTTGCGGGGAAGCTtgaagaagagaaaagaagaagaaatgatgcAAGAAATGGTCAAAAGGAAGATAGGAGAACTGCTGGTTGTGTATTGTTTTCTTTTCTACGCGTTTTTATGTCGGCTTATTTGTTTATTCTCTGGATGACTTTGACGCTACTGGTATCTTATTTGTCTATGTTGAATAAATTAATCATAACCTTGACCTTTTGCATTTGTTTGAATTTATGATTGGGCATTTTCAATAACAACTTGCTCGTTTACACCAAAGTAGTTACAATTAGCCCGGGCTCTGCCCGGCCCAACAACCATAGTCACAGGCAAAATTTTCATGTTACACTTAATTTTGGGCCATTCGTTAAATTTATATctacttttaaaaaaaagttgAACCGATACCCAATTTTTAGATAACttcaaatatatacatatatttttctttttctcttaattttgttttcttcttctttttagttGGAAAATGGGTTTGCTAAATTTATTGTTATTTCGATAATTTGATGATCGAGATTTGTTATTTttgatatttgaaagttatgtttCAAATGTGAGTTCATTTAAAGTAGATTTGGGCATTGAATCGTGTGTTGAAAATCGAAAAACAAGTTTATATTTCAGAATTTAGGATTCGAAATCTGAAGTTGCATTCAATAGAGTGAATTacttaaaatttgaatttttgaaGTTGCATTCAATAAAGTGAACATAAGATTtgaatttctgaagttgcatttgaaagataaaAGAACTTCAGATTTGATTTCTGAAGTAGCATTAAAGAGATTGAACTACTTCAAATCCGGGCAGATAATTGactcaaacttcaaataatatttattcatatttttaaaCATTTCATATATGGAATTCTTATTAATTAGCGATCATTCTCTATACATAGCTTTACGAATGAcaactctttataatataattgAACCTTATCATAAACTCATAAATGTTGCTAATATTTAGTTTGTATTTTCGTCTCATTTTATTTAACTTAAATACATATTGGAAGGTAAAATAATATTGGCCTAGTACATACTCTGCCCCCTTAACTTGTATACAAATTTCTTTGACACGCTGTAGTTTTACGTGTAATATTCTCATTAATCCCTTTTCAATCAAattaattttattcataaggtAGTTTAATTTTCTCTacaattaaaaaaaagagtagtttttgttttatatttttaaaagatGAATTTCTCAATTATTGAAGAATTACTTTTCGTAAAATAAATTAGTATACGTTTATATTATGCTAAATAATTAAAACTAAGTTTAATATAAATATACACATAATTACACGTGCCCTGCTGTTAATACCCTGACTCAGTACAAGAGGCAAAGCCTGCAACTTTTAGAGCTATTGTTTTACCTATATAAGTGGCCCATTAAATTGTCTGAGAATTTGCCTTTATTTACCAGATTCTCTTATGACATTCAACGTAATAATATAGAAAAACAGTGGCAAAAATATAACTCAGCAGAAGAGGCAAAGCCTTCACCTTTTAGAGCAAATTCTTTACCTATATAAGTGGCCCTTTAAATTGCCTGAAAAGTTTCCTTTATTTACCCAATTCTCTTATGACATTCAACGTAATAATATAGAAAAACAATGGCAAAAATATAAAAGCCTAAGCAGGCATGTTGATGACACTGACTCCTGATGGAGCTCAACTGCCGCTTCTATAATAAGAGAAAATTAATATGTAAGTTACTGTATGTGTTTTGATCACAAATCTGTATCTTTTAATCATGAGTAATAacatatataattattttaattttaaaatttaaatattaatgTTACAATGCGTGGAATAATTTAAATACGACTAAATATTTAGCAATCAGTTTCTACGCTGGGAGCGGGGTTGGCTATTTTCCATTGTATTCTCTCACATGCAATTTCGTTGAGCCTCCCCCCTCTCTCTCCCTCTCCTTTTTAAATTAGTCATAGGTGAAATTTCCATGAAGCgctttttcttccttttcttttttctttcgtcCTCttaatctttttttctttcttttttttttttctcatctTTTCTTGAACTCACGGTccattggaaacagcctctctatcttcTCAAGATTAGGATAAAGTCTGTGTATATACTATACTCTCCAAATCTCACTTATGGAATTTACGCTGATTTGTTATTGTTGCCTCTTAATCTCTCTTTTGCTTATAAATCAACAACCAAAGTAAAGTAGGATAGCCTAAAAGTCTTAAGGCTCGTTTGATTATTGGGATTGTGAAAATACTTCAGAGATGAAATTcattgttattttaatttttgtttggttatatttttttattttcgatGTAAATAACACCGatataattttgtatcaaattcaATATGGGATAACAATCCAAAGATTAGTTATTCCTAAATAAAACAAAATATCATTCTTCTACCGGTTAAAATTAGAAATAAAAGTTTATCCAATTTATCTAGTTTACAATTGAAGATATGTTTAGATTATACATTGTATATCTCATATGTAATGCAAGAACCAAacaaatcataaatactaaaagatTTCCAGAGATTATTAATTTCAATAATATAATTTCGGCATTATAATCTCAATATTATTTTATCCGAAAACCAAATGATTTGCTTACTGGTGGATTTGAAATATTAATCAGCAACCGCTTGCGTACGTTCTCTAGAATAATTGATTATTTTTGTCCAATAATGAATTTCCATTTTCATTTTTTAACTAAAGGGGAAAAAGCAGAAAATTAGTAAGTAACAAGTCAAAATAATTGGTAGACAAATGTAAAACTTTTAAACTTAAGCGAATGGAATTAGCTTCAAAGTGGGATTACTATGAGAAGGTGTGACTTGTTTGTATACTATATATTCGTTTTTCCCTTTTTGATAACCAAATAATAATAgtataaaatattaaattaaaaaaaagcagtgaaattatatatatatatatatatatatatatatatatatatatatatatatatatatatatatatatatatatataaagaaaaggAAACGGACAGGAGAGATCGGAAGTCATTGAAACAATTAAAGAAGATTTGTTAATACATATAAAAAAACGGCTAAAAAGTCAATAGCATTCCATTTTTCAAAAATGGGGACATTTGCAAATCCATTTCTGTAGAGGAAGCAATTGCCGGTCTGCCAGCCATCTTCTTTAGAAAATTCTGGCCAACTATATGGACTTAAAAAATGTTTCCACGCAAAATATTTCTTGTCAGTTCTGAATTGTCAAAAATGAATTTTATCTCGTATTAAAATAAAGATTTAAAGTTACATATATGGATCGTGTTTAAAATTatggttttgatgattaacaaagtgtGTCCAGTGAAAGTGTGCTAAGAATCAGGTATTCAAGGTGTCTAATGAAGTGTGCTAAGAACCGGGTACTCAAAGTAGTTGCTTAAGGCTCTTACAAGGCAATAACTTTTACACAAAGTTTCTATAGTCCGAGATCGCTGAAAAAGGCTCTTGATGCGATAAGGACTATTGTCCAAGAATATCTGCTCGCATAAGTGATAGACAAGAGTCACAAGATTCGTGGAGTCCTTGAAATTTTAGGATTGCTATCAAACAAAAAGTTGACTATGTGTAGAACTCCCGAAGTTCTCGGAGTATTGGGAAGTTAAATACTTTCCCCATGGAATGAGAAAATTATCCTTTTGCACATTAACTGAGGAACAAAATACTGCATTTCAAGTTCAACACTCAAGTCGATCATCAGTATCTGTGTTCTTCTTGCGTCTGTTAGTTTATGTGTATTAGGAAATCGAGTTATAAGCGAGAAGTTATTCAAAGCTTGTTAGTCGGAGTAATATTTGAATatgcaagttagagtaacttgtaattCATTCAAATAATTGAAGTAGGAGAATTGTGTGGGTATTGGTTTACAAGGCTTATAATAATTAGTACATTTGGTTCATTTATTTTAGTGAAGTTAAAGTTAAAATCATACGTGGTAGGTTGTGATTTTTGCACTTTTGAACCGGCTGATTTTCCACGTAGAAATTGTtgttcttattttttattgtttattTCATTACGCGTAAGGAATAAGACAGAACCAAATTTTTTAGTAATTTAGGAAGGCACTTAAGTTAAAAGATTAAACTAATCAGTTATAGCAAATTATTCATCCTCATTTCATCTCTAGGTTTAATATTTTACACTTTTTCATGTAAGAAATTTCTACACTATTAAGTTACTTAAAGGTAATAATAGTATTATCAGACGTAcacagaggcggatccagaatttaaatcatatgggtttaattttaaaatttttaatattgaacccattatatttttaaagttatgggttcatatctactatttttgtaattttaatgaatttttactcCACGTCAAAAGTTATGGATTCAGTTGAACCCGTCGCTTCTAAGCTACATCCGCCTCTGGACGTACATACAAAGTATTGTGTACTTAAGCACATTTACCGCTGATAGAAATTCAATCGGAGATTAGTATTAGTATAAGAAAAAGCTGACTGAGTACCCCTTTGTGATTAGTAGCAATTATAAATTACAGTGTCTATAGCAAATATGTTCGATCAATTGGTAGACCTGAAAAATATGGTCAACAACGTAACTGCTTAAACTACTTTAATAGAGAGTTAATGCATACTATAATTTAAAGCTTTTCTGGTTTGTTTAACCATGCACATCACTATATTCAGTTACCTGCCGTGGACTTTTAATTAACTTGTTATTGTGTAGACAAATTTCACGTcgctaccatatatatatatagaccttaAGTTGTTAAATAAGTTACGAACTTAATTATTTcggaaaaacaaaaaataaaataaaaaatgctaGCTACCAAAGTGGGAAATGATAATCACAAACACTTCGTACACATCCGTTGCAATTTAATTATGTTGTTAGCTGAGATAAATTGAATAAGTccacttattattattattataagaaTAAACTATACGTTTGATTGGATTCTAACTAACTTACAATAATTTGATTAAATAACTATATATTATGATTATAGACTAAAAGTACAAATTGTGCTCTACCAAACATGCTCGAAGTAAGATGTAGTCGAAAAAAATTGAATTTGATAGGTGTGGTAGAGAGTGGGTTGTTATGATTTTGAGTAAAATTCTTGAAAtgatttttttcttccttttttctgGAAATGATCTTAATTTAAACTTCCTACATCATTTGTTCATTAGTTTCACAATCTAGCTATTTGCATGTTTTTTTATGTGATCAAAtttggggtattatcacttttagcccgcgccagAAACTTTTTACATTTGGTAGCTGAagaagtgtataaaatttgtatatttttgtatataacatacatgtcacgacccaaatttttctccgtaggatgtcgtgacggcacatagtctctaagactaggtaagcctaacaaacatgcaGAAATATCGAAATAATAACTTAAATCTCAAACATCAACATCTATATAAATGAAAACTGCCACTCAACAtatacaaatcccaaaacccggtgaaatATAAGTCGCAAGCTCTAGATAAAGTGTGGAACACTCCTATACATCACTTTCTATAAAGATATAAAGAAGTAAGAAAAGGAACAGGATATAAGGGGACTCCGAGACCTGCGGACGCGGGgaggtgtaccttgaagtttccaaaGCAGCAACACATCACACTAATACCGagactgataagatgtacctgaatctgcacaaaacatgtacataagcgtagtatgagtacaccacaacggtacccagtaagtgccaagcctaacctcggtagagtagtgatgaggtcaggtcaggaccctactggaAATATAAgaaataaggcagaagatataatgatataataaaatggcAGGGAAATGAAACTATGAGAATTTACGAAAAATAACAACACGAAAATCAAATAAAGCAAATACAACACAGAAGGAAATAAGAATCTAACATATTaaggaaaaacaacaacaaacaatatATCAAATAGAAAAGAACAACatggcactcccgaggtaccgcctcgtagtcccaaaagtgaAAATAGCTCACACTCTTtcattatatcaccgcgggagcctttatatttttgttttaaaaattattttttcgaaatagcaccctgcgttttagcccaccttatcacactgcataacttctagtagttcccctacttgccacgcgtatcaagccaacattatctcaccgcatgtgtttcaacaccttGACCTTATACCATCGTACGCATATCAATAATCACAAacagcatgacagaaacctcgtgcaaataataACTACcgcacgacaaaaacctcgtgTAACAATAACTaccacacgacagaaacctcgtgcaataaTAGTCACAatacggtagaaacctcgtgcaacaaccaaccaatcacctcaacaataatcACGAAAAATCAAAATATAACAACTGAAACAATGATATTTCCAGGATAGCAATTCCATGTAAAGAATCCCATAGATAAATAACGAATACGAAATCAAGAAAGCAGGTAAATCAACTAAGCATGTAGTGCAAGTTGCAAATAAGATacaagacaagtagacatgtgaaattaggctaaacatgatgactatacatgctaaagtaactTAATTAAGGCATAAAAGAAAACTACTTAACTAAAATCGGATTTTCAATATTTATcctgtgtacgcactcatcatattgcgtacacggccttcacatattgcAAATTACTGTAACAGTAAATCgtaaggaaaatttcccccacataaggttagaaaAGTCACTTATgtcaaacctcgctcaatcaatcaataagaaggtcTTTCCTCGACTTTCCCACTTCGaatgactcaaatctagccaaaaataattatatactataaatataactataggaaactaatctaAATTATGAAATTATGATTTTTGCAAGAATTGAAAAAATTGTCCCAAAAAGTCAATCCGGGCCCGCATCTTAGAACCcgattaaaattataaaaaccgaacactcattcgatatcgagtccaaccatacaagaattattcaaatccgatcccatttagcctttcaaaactcaagaattcggTCTAAGAACTTTTACACCTTATTCCCCAatttttcaatccaaatccttaattaaatgaagaagtCGAAGATAGATAAATGGAATTTAATAaaaaaatgagtcaagaatccttacacAAATGTTTTcaatgaaaatccctcaaaatctcgcctcaatccgagctctcaaagtcccaaagtgaaaatgaaatcaaaccctcgattttgaaattttaatCTGCTGCCCAattaaatccttcttcgcgaacgcggaaattacctcgcgttcgcgaagcacaaaagtgTTACTGCCCAAATTTCTCTTACACGAACGTGAGGGCCAACTCGTGAACGCGGTGACCAAAGTTTCTcaagcttcgcgatcacgaagtcCTTCTCACGAATGCGTAGACCACGTGTGAGACTCATCCAAGCTGCCTTTATCATTGCGAACATGTTAACCGGTTCGCGATCACATAGTACCAAGACCTGACCCCTTCGCGAACGCTTGGCCATCTTCGCAAACGCGAATGGTAAATTTCCAGACATCTCTGaaaactctacgcgaacgcgtagaaggaaaccagattcCAACAATCTTAATGTTACGAAATGTGCCGAACATGGTCCGAATCACCCcagaggcctccgggacctcaaccaataataccaacaagtcctaaaaaatcatacaaacttagtcgagtcttatcacatcaaacaacgctaaaaccatgaatgacaccccaattcaagcttaaggaacttataaacttctaacttccacatccgattttgaaacctatcaaatcaagtccgattgacctcaaattttgtacacaggtcttaaatgacattatagaactattccaacttccgaaattggaatccgacttcgatatcaaaaagtccactcccggtcatactttccaaaaatctttcaagtttcgccaattaacgccgaaatgacctacggacctccaaatcaacatccggacatgctcctaagaccaaaataaccatacggaactattgaaaccgacaaaactccattctagagtcatcttcacacaagtcaacctacggttaactcttataacttaaactTCAAACTTAGGGAATATGTATCCCACTTCACTCGGAAACTCTCCCGAACCTGATACCAAGCACCCCGGTAAGTcaagtaaccacaaaatgaaacaGAGGGAGCAAAAactaggggatcagggctaatactctcaaaacgactggccggatcgttacacccccccttaaaacaaacgttcgtcctcaacataagacaaatccttgtccaactagaacgagatgaagtctaacacatgagacggatcgccgttatacctccggagcatagaaacatggaatactagatgaactacAGATAGAcgaggtggtagtgcaagtctgtagaccacttctccaatcctttcaagaatctcaaaaggcccgatatacctagggctcaactttcccttcttctcgaacctcataacacccttcatgtgcgaaacccggagcaagacccgctccacAACCATGAATTCCatgtcgcgaaccttccgatccgcataactcttctgcatggattgggctgtacgaagtcgatcctgaattaatttaactttttccaaagcatcctaaaccaagtttgtatccaatagcctagcctcgcaggctcgaaccaacctactggagaccgacactatctaccatacaaagccttatacggggccatctgaatgctcgactggtagctgttattgtaggcaaactccgcaagtgtcaagaactgatcccaagaacccccaaattccatcacacatgcacggatcatatcctccaatatctgaatagtgcgctcagactatccatccgtctgagggtggaatgttatgctcaactcaacccgagtacctaactcatgctgtacgactTTCCAGAAATGTGatgttgtcacgccccgaactcggagAGTGCGAcctgcgctcaaccgagtgaacccggtcaagcaagcctgttagatactttctacccaaactcacttatgaatatagataatacatattttcattaattagacaataaagaGATCATgtgtacaataccaattcattaccattagttactttattttaaagtctcaaactACACAGATTTTCATGGTCTGAAGaggaacaagtaattcaaacacaacataacttgtttaacctCCCCCAacactaatatacaacccacactatgtctacgaagccttTAATAAATAtgaaagagtactatgatagtgccggcaataaggccccggctatacctcaaacacaatacacgaagaaaaaaagatacatgaccccaaaatgaagtggggttcaccaagtcagctgggaagagggtgtaccgctatcactgatcaatgtctcttgctatagaaccacctgtattcattgaagatgcagcgtccctggcaaaagggacgttagtacatatgaaatagtactagtatgaatgacaaaataccctctcaatagaacgatcaataatacaagcaagaacaatcataatattagtggaagcctcaaataacatcagacctcaagttaggaccaagataatgttcaaataaatttctatattttaagttgggagatctttagtaccaatatgtcaccgctcacaataccaataccaccgtacttttagcacggagtctgatcacggcccgatcggctaggccggcTCATccaagacatcaaccacaatcacgatttcaattacaatttccagcacaatcaccactatgtgtgacatggcgtccgatcatgacccaatcggctaggccgtctcaccacaatgatgtgtggatcgacatcatccttttctaccaatcatctcgtttcatacttctttcacatcttttccttTCATTGGCATAAGTGGCCAcacttataaaattatttttggcaCGTCgcccgtatttagtatttcatgctcacctttttcactttcaaacatcatcatcatcatcaacaataagacatttcaaataaagatttttagtacacatgtgagtaattaagagtcttatgCACATAGAgaaatttcacaaaatttggtataatagccttcgtttgaacttaaCTTGAAATCGAAACATTTTaaatgcacaacccatactttgaacacattctcaaatgataacataacatgataaaagcatttggaatacatattgaacatatatctttcaacacaagcttattttgaattgccaattttataatgaacaactcgggacttacataaattacatgtataccgtgggattcaattctaagagagtaatttagccaacatacctcgatttgagctttccttaaattactacaatgttccgaaaatcctagcaattccaatctattttgagtcataacaaaattgaacacaaattaggaagatattcatggtttcagctcatttgagcattttatcaaatactaggtgtgcaaatttggctacaaggttcttctacaagattttcttcatttc of Nicotiana tomentosiformis chromosome 7, ASM39032v3, whole genome shotgun sequence contains these proteins:
- the LOC108946310 gene encoding receptor-like protein 7 encodes the protein MRIIHFLWFFLIPFWQILSGNEIFLVSSQCLDDQKSLLLQLKGSLQYDSSLSNKLASWNKNTSDCCKWDGVTCDSSGHVINLELDNEAISGGIENSSALFSLQYLEKLNLAYNRFNVGIPVGIDNLTNLKYLNLSNAGFVGQIPMMLSRLTRLVTLDLSTLFPGIQPLKLENPNLKQFIENTTELRELYLDGADLSAQKSEWCQSLSSYLPNLTVLSLRTCRISGPIDESLSKLRFLSIIHLDQNNLSTTVPEYFANFTNLTTLTLGSCNLQGVFPEKIFQIQALETLALSNNKWLSGSFPKFSRNRSLRTISLSYTNFSGSLPESISNLHNLSRVELFNCSFSGSIPSTIANLSNLVYLDVSSNNFTGSIPYFQRSKKLTYLDLSRNDLTGLLSSAHFEGLSELVYINLGNNLLNGILPAYIFELPSLQQLFLNGNQFVGQVKEFRNASSSLLDTIDLSNNHLNGSIPKSIFGVERLKVLSLSSNLFSGRMSLDLIGRLSNLTRLELSYNNLTIDTSSSNLTSFTFPQLSILNLASCRLQKFPYLQNQSRMIHLDLSDNQIRGAIPNWIWGIGDGALAHLNLSFNQLEYVEQPYNVSSNLVAFDLHSNRIKGDLPIPPSSAIFVDYSSNNFSNSIPLDIGDYLALASFFSVANNELAGRIPESICKASYLQVLDLSCNALSGTIPRCILENSTTLGVLNLGNNRLNGVIPYSFPIRCALKTLDLSRNSLEGKLPKSLASCELLEVLNVGNNRLVDSFPCMLSSSYSLRVLVLRSNLFTGSLECDPTRNSWQNLQIIDIASNNFTGMLNAECFSNWRGMMVEDDYMESGRHIQFRFLQLSNLYYQDTVTITIKGMEMELVKILRVFTSIDFSSNKFHGVIPDTVGDLSSLYVLNLSHNALEGPIPKSIGKLKMLGSLDLSWNQLSGDIPAELANLTFLSVLNLSFNKLFGRIPSSNQFQTFSAISFKGNRGLCGFPLNNSCESNAPDLTPPPTSQDDFYDWQFIFTGVGYGVGAAISIAPLLFYKQGRKYCDKQLERMLKLMFPRFGFTYTRYDPGKVVAVDHFEDETSDDTEDEDEFEAEASLGRYCVFCSKLDFQRKKAIHDPKCTCHMSSSPISFPPTPSSSSPLLVILHKKF